Proteins from a single region of Runella sp. SP2:
- a CDS encoding AraC family transcriptional regulator: protein MNSFDITTHLQSRKLELVVENRTAYTLDNAELNIYETHQAAQNVELTFSNPVLASMIRGKKVMHLTNSPSFDFFPGESVIVPAHQTMRIDFPEANSKNPTQCLALAISPTKIRTIVETLNEHSPLVDNNEGWQFANDNFYFTNEAAIHQLIGRLIYLFTENNAAKDYFANLVLQELIVRLMQTRARMVLSTNLQQLANTNRLAYAIKYVQENIHRNLTIKDLADKACMSEPNFFRCFKQQYGITPVEYINQQRIQLAMKLLYNTSYSVSDICFACGYNNLNYFQKVFKKATGDTPANYRKKIVKF from the coding sequence ATGAATTCGTTCGACATTACAACCCATCTTCAGAGCAGAAAGTTAGAACTCGTTGTTGAAAACCGTACTGCTTATACCCTCGATAATGCCGAACTCAATATTTACGAAACCCACCAAGCCGCCCAAAACGTAGAGCTTACTTTTTCTAATCCCGTGTTGGCCAGCATGATTCGGGGGAAAAAAGTAATGCACTTGACCAACTCGCCTTCCTTCGATTTTTTTCCAGGTGAATCGGTGATTGTTCCTGCCCATCAAACCATGCGCATCGACTTTCCCGAAGCCAATAGCAAAAACCCTACCCAATGTTTGGCGTTGGCGATTTCGCCGACCAAAATCCGCACCATCGTCGAAACCCTCAACGAACATTCGCCGCTGGTGGATAATAATGAAGGCTGGCAATTTGCCAACGACAATTTTTATTTTACCAACGAAGCCGCTATTCATCAACTCATTGGACGCCTTATTTATTTGTTTACCGAAAACAATGCCGCCAAAGACTACTTCGCCAATTTGGTACTGCAAGAACTGATTGTACGGCTCATGCAAACCAGAGCCCGCATGGTGCTTAGTACCAACCTTCAGCAGTTGGCTAATACCAATCGGCTTGCGTACGCGATTAAGTATGTACAAGAGAATATTCACCGAAATCTAACCATCAAAGACCTCGCCGACAAAGCCTGCATGAGTGAGCCTAACTTTTTTCGGTGCTTCAAACAACAGTACGGCATTACCCCCGTAGAGTACATTAACCAACAACGGATTCAACTGGCAATGAAGCTTTTGTATAATACATCGTACAGTGTTTCGGACATTTGTTTTGCATGTGGCTATAATAACCTCAATTATTTCCAAAAAGTCTTCAAAAAAGCCACGGGCGATACCCCCGCCAATTACCGCAAAAAAATTGTTAAGTTCTAA
- a CDS encoding CoxG family protein, translating into MELTGTHTLNAPAETIWAMLMNPDTLAKVTPGISRLELESEGVYKAIAEVKIGPVAGKFEGKAEVANAVAPESFTLRVVQNSKIGNVNADINMTLKPLSDSQTELSFDGKADMSGLLARTGNRVMSGVASTLTKQFFKNFEDELSAAG; encoded by the coding sequence ATGGAACTTACAGGAACTCACACCCTCAACGCACCCGCAGAAACCATTTGGGCGATGTTGATGAATCCCGATACGCTGGCCAAAGTAACGCCAGGTATATCGCGCCTTGAACTCGAAAGCGAAGGTGTTTACAAGGCCATTGCTGAGGTAAAAATTGGGCCAGTTGCGGGCAAATTTGAAGGAAAAGCCGAGGTAGCCAATGCCGTAGCTCCCGAGAGTTTTACGTTACGTGTAGTTCAAAATAGCAAAATTGGCAACGTCAATGCCGACATCAACATGACGCTAAAGCCGCTCTCCGATTCCCAAACCGAATTATCATTTGACGGCAAAGCTGATATGTCAGGGCTATTGGCTCGTACGGGAAACCGCGTAATGAGTGGCGTCGCCAGCACGTTGACCAAACAATTTTTCAAAAATTTCGAGGACGAACTCTCCGCAGCAGGTTAA
- a CDS encoding (2Fe-2S)-binding protein — translation MPKITVTVNGTQRTHEVEGRLLLVHYLRDVLGLTGTHVGCDTSSCGACTIHLDGHAVKSCSMLAAQADGATITTIEGLASGDELHPLQVGFKEEHGLQCGFCTPGMIMCAADLLKRNPNPTEQEIREGLEGNICRCTGYHNIVRAVQHAAVAP, via the coding sequence ATGCCAAAAATAACAGTAACTGTCAACGGTACTCAACGCACTCACGAGGTAGAAGGCCGATTGCTTTTGGTACATTACCTACGCGATGTGCTTGGCCTCACTGGCACCCACGTAGGCTGTGATACCAGTAGCTGCGGTGCTTGTACGATTCACCTCGACGGCCATGCGGTAAAATCATGCTCTATGCTCGCTGCCCAAGCCGACGGTGCCACCATCACTACTATTGAAGGGTTGGCCTCGGGCGACGAATTGCATCCACTCCAAGTAGGCTTTAAAGAAGAACACGGCCTTCAGTGCGGTTTCTGCACCCCAGGCATGATTATGTGCGCCGCCGATTTGCTCAAACGTAACCCCAATCCTACCGAACAAGAAATCCGAGAAGGATTAGAAGGGAACATTTGCCGCTGCACGGGCTACCACAACATCGTTCGGGCAGTGCAGCACGCGGCAGTAGCCCCCTAA
- a CDS encoding xanthine dehydrogenase family protein molybdopterin-binding subunit: MSNKFIGKSVKRVEDKRFITGKGRYTDDINLPGMTHAYILRSPYAHARIRSIDTSAAAAMQGVVTIMTGDEVGHYGVPCGWQVNFKNGETMKEPPHPLLVKDKVRHVGDAVVMVVAESREIAQDAAEAIIVDYEVLPAITDASKAVEAGAPLVHDDVPNNICFDWEIGNPKAEVDEAMASAAHITTLEFVNQRVSPNAMEPRSYIGHYDGVYDKYTLYTSTQNPHLIRLLMCAFVLGLPEHKVRVVGPDVGGGFGSKIYHYTEEALVTLAAKKTGRPVKWTETRSEAFLTDAHGRDHVTKAEMGFDGDGKIVGLRIKTFANLGAYLSTFSTAVPTYLHGTLLQGLYTTPKIHLDMTCVFTNTTAVDAYRGAGRPEATYLLERLLDLSALEMGVDPAELRLKNFIPAFDGVTQPGYQTNVALQYDSGNYHGVLQRGLEMLGYEDFRKAQKEAAASGKLLGVGFSTYIEACGIAPSAVVGSLGARAGLYEVGQVRVQPTGKVSVFTGAHSHGQGHETTFAQVVADRLGIPMEDVDIIHGDSDTVAFGMGTYGSRSLAVGGSAIMKSLDKIIEKGAKIAAHKLECSPDDIEFTDGKFTVKGTDKSLGFGDIALTAYVPHVYPANLEPGLDFSSFYDPTNFTYPFGCHIAVVEVDKETGATKVKRFIAVDDVGNVINPMIVDGQIHGGLAQGIGQALLEGVEFDGNGQIINGSYMDYAMPRADDLPMFELDRQVTPCPHNPLGVKGAGEAGCIGSTPAVVNAVVDALWSAGHQVKDIRMPLTPERVWSAMQ; the protein is encoded by the coding sequence ATGAGCAATAAATTCATTGGAAAATCAGTAAAACGCGTTGAAGACAAGCGTTTTATTACGGGTAAAGGTCGCTATACCGACGACATCAACCTCCCAGGTATGACCCACGCCTATATACTTAGAAGTCCATACGCCCATGCCCGCATCAGGAGCATCGACACCTCTGCAGCCGCTGCTATGCAAGGAGTTGTAACCATTATGACGGGCGATGAAGTAGGCCATTATGGCGTTCCTTGTGGCTGGCAGGTCAACTTTAAGAATGGCGAAACGATGAAAGAACCGCCACATCCGCTGTTGGTCAAAGACAAAGTGCGCCACGTAGGGGATGCGGTTGTGATGGTCGTTGCTGAAAGCCGCGAAATAGCGCAAGACGCAGCCGAGGCCATTATTGTGGATTACGAAGTACTTCCTGCCATTACCGATGCCTCGAAGGCAGTAGAAGCTGGTGCGCCTTTGGTTCACGACGATGTTCCTAACAATATCTGTTTTGACTGGGAAATCGGCAATCCAAAAGCCGAGGTGGATGAAGCCATGGCGTCAGCGGCTCACATTACTACCTTAGAGTTTGTCAATCAGCGGGTTTCTCCCAATGCCATGGAACCACGAAGCTATATTGGCCATTACGACGGCGTTTACGATAAATATACGCTTTATACTTCTACCCAAAACCCTCATCTCATTCGCTTGTTAATGTGTGCATTCGTGTTAGGCTTGCCCGAGCACAAGGTTCGCGTAGTAGGCCCCGACGTAGGTGGTGGTTTTGGTTCAAAAATTTATCACTATACCGAGGAGGCATTGGTAACTCTTGCGGCTAAAAAAACAGGCCGCCCCGTGAAGTGGACCGAAACCCGTTCGGAGGCGTTTTTAACCGATGCTCACGGCCGCGACCACGTCACCAAAGCAGAAATGGGTTTTGATGGCGACGGCAAAATCGTTGGACTTCGTATCAAGACGTTTGCCAATTTGGGCGCTTACCTTTCTACGTTCTCAACAGCTGTTCCGACTTATCTGCACGGTACGCTTTTACAAGGACTTTACACCACTCCCAAGATTCACTTGGACATGACGTGTGTGTTTACCAATACCACTGCCGTCGATGCTTATCGTGGTGCAGGTCGCCCCGAAGCCACCTATTTATTGGAACGTCTTCTCGACCTTTCGGCCCTAGAAATGGGCGTTGACCCAGCAGAATTGCGCCTCAAGAACTTTATTCCTGCCTTCGACGGGGTGACGCAACCTGGCTACCAAACCAACGTTGCTTTGCAGTACGATAGTGGAAACTACCACGGCGTACTTCAACGCGGCCTCGAAATGCTTGGCTACGAAGACTTCCGCAAAGCCCAAAAAGAAGCCGCTGCTTCTGGCAAACTCCTTGGCGTAGGTTTTTCTACGTACATTGAAGCTTGCGGAATTGCTCCTTCGGCCGTTGTGGGTTCATTGGGAGCGCGGGCAGGTTTGTACGAAGTAGGACAAGTGCGCGTTCAGCCTACGGGAAAAGTAAGCGTATTTACAGGAGCCCACTCCCACGGACAAGGGCACGAAACGACGTTTGCCCAAGTAGTTGCCGACCGCCTCGGTATTCCGATGGAAGACGTTGACATTATTCACGGCGATTCTGACACGGTTGCGTTTGGGATGGGAACTTACGGTTCTCGTTCGTTGGCCGTAGGGGGTAGTGCCATTATGAAAAGTTTGGACAAAATCATCGAAAAAGGTGCCAAAATCGCCGCCCACAAACTCGAATGTTCGCCCGATGACATTGAATTTACGGATGGCAAATTTACCGTCAAAGGGACAGATAAATCACTAGGATTTGGCGACATTGCTCTGACGGCTTACGTGCCACACGTATATCCTGCCAACCTTGAACCAGGACTCGACTTTAGCAGCTTCTACGACCCGACCAACTTTACGTATCCGTTTGGTTGTCATATTGCGGTGGTAGAAGTTGATAAAGAAACGGGAGCGACCAAAGTCAAACGTTTCATCGCCGTTGACGACGTAGGGAATGTCATTAACCCAATGATTGTCGATGGACAAATCCACGGTGGTTTGGCGCAGGGCATCGGACAGGCTTTGTTAGAAGGAGTTGAATTTGACGGAAATGGCCAAATCATCAATGGTTCATACATGGATTATGCCATGCCTCGCGCGGATGATTTACCCATGTTTGAACTCGACCGCCAAGTAACGCCTTGTCCGCACAACCCACTTGGCGTCAAAGGAGCGGGAGAAGCAGGTTGTATTGGTTCAACACCTGCGGTAGTCAATGCCGTTGTCGATGCGCTTTGGTCAGCAGGCCATCAGGTAAAAGACATTCGTATGCCGCTTACTCCTGAGCGCGTGTGGTCGGCAATGCAATAG
- a CDS encoding xanthine dehydrogenase family protein subunit M produces the protein MIPQAVDYKRAGSVSEAISLLAENPDAKILAGGHSLIPAMKLRLNSPSLLIDIARIPELRYIEVRDGGVAIGAASTHHDIISNAEIQSRYGAMIEAGELIGDTQVRNVGTLGGSIAHADPSADWPAALIALNASIKVEGPNGAREIPATEFFLGFFYTALEEGEIVTEVVLPAPAAGSRSVYRKFMQPASRFAIVGCAASVTIDGGIITDATVAFTGVSADGAFLDEAVGAALVGKSASLEAIEAAANAAAEGAELNEDHYASKTYRKHLAKVYAKRALVGACGL, from the coding sequence ATGATACCACAAGCAGTTGATTATAAACGCGCAGGGTCGGTGAGCGAGGCAATTAGCCTTTTGGCAGAAAACCCAGACGCAAAAATTTTGGCAGGAGGCCACAGCCTTATCCCAGCCATGAAGCTTCGCCTCAACAGCCCCTCGTTGTTGATTGACATCGCTCGCATTCCTGAGTTACGTTATATCGAAGTCCGTGATGGTGGTGTCGCCATTGGTGCTGCCAGTACGCACCACGATATTATCTCCAATGCCGAAATTCAGAGTCGCTACGGGGCGATGATTGAAGCTGGAGAACTCATTGGCGATACCCAAGTGCGCAACGTAGGTACTTTGGGCGGAAGCATTGCCCACGCTGACCCGTCGGCAGACTGGCCTGCGGCCTTGATTGCGCTCAATGCCAGCATCAAAGTAGAGGGACCCAACGGTGCCCGTGAGATTCCAGCGACGGAGTTTTTCTTAGGATTTTTCTACACGGCACTTGAAGAAGGCGAAATTGTTACCGAAGTCGTACTTCCAGCCCCTGCGGCAGGTTCGCGGAGCGTTTATCGTAAGTTTATGCAACCTGCCTCTCGTTTTGCCATTGTAGGCTGTGCCGCTTCGGTCACCATTGATGGAGGTATTATCACCGACGCCACTGTTGCCTTTACGGGCGTAAGCGCCGACGGTGCTTTTTTGGACGAAGCCGTAGGAGCGGCGCTTGTCGGGAAGTCGGCCTCGCTCGAAGCCATTGAAGCCGCCGCCAATGCTGCGGCCGAAGGTGCTGAGTTGAACGAAGACCATTATGCTTCGAAAACCTACCGTAAACATCTGGCCAAGGTATATGCCAAACGCGCATTGGTAGGTGCTTGTGGCTTATAA
- a CDS encoding dihydrofolate reductase family protein, which yields MKKLKLQMQMTLDGFVAGPNGEMDWMTFAWTEDLINYVTELTNSFDTIVLGRNLAEGFIPHWKSVAENVDSPEVEVGKIFTTTPKVVFSKTLTASPWENTVVTNGELAEELSQLKQQEGKDIIAYGGGKFVSSLLKENLIDELHLFVNPVAIGNGMPIFGDLTNKLSFELVTAKPFECGIVVMNYRKKTQ from the coding sequence GTGAAAAAGTTAAAATTACAAATGCAAATGACCCTTGATGGGTTTGTGGCAGGGCCAAACGGAGAAATGGATTGGATGACTTTTGCGTGGACAGAAGACCTCATCAATTATGTAACTGAACTGACCAATTCGTTTGATACGATTGTGCTGGGAAGAAATCTTGCTGAAGGGTTTATTCCGCATTGGAAAAGTGTGGCCGAAAACGTTGACAGCCCAGAAGTAGAAGTGGGTAAAATTTTCACCACGACGCCAAAAGTCGTTTTCTCAAAAACGCTAACTGCATCTCCTTGGGAAAATACGGTGGTAACAAATGGGGAATTGGCGGAAGAATTGAGTCAGTTGAAACAACAAGAAGGCAAAGACATAATCGCCTACGGTGGAGGGAAATTTGTGTCTTCGCTGCTGAAAGAAAACTTGATTGACGAACTTCATTTGTTTGTCAACCCAGTGGCTATTGGCAACGGAATGCCCATTTTTGGGGATTTAACGAACAAATTGTCCTTTGAACTCGTGACCGCAAAGCCCTTTGAATGTGGAATTGTGGTAATGAATTACCGTAAAAAAACGCAGTAA
- the ccsA gene encoding cytochrome c biogenesis protein CcsA, whose translation MTLGNLGHLLVILSFVTALVATYAYLRVTLLRTDSLELSSWKRFARGAFYVHVAAILGVCATLYTIIYGHHFEYHYAWSHSSKALPWYYMISCFWEGQEGSFMLWMFWQAILGVVLIRTNKLWEAPMMTVYTLVQAFLTSMILGVIIPGIDFKIGSTPFLTMREAMPDLQVWAMNPNFIPKDGNGLNPLLQNYWMVIHPPTLFLGFALTLVPFAYLMAGLWRKQVIEWLRPALPWMLLTGVILGVGILMGGYWAYETLSFNSYWSWDPVENAVYVPWLVGIAALHTMIIAKKNASALKSSIILVTAQFILILYSTFLTRSGILGNSSVHSFTDLGLSGQLLLYLLAFIAVSIVISARAWKLLPSDAEEVSTYSREFWLFIGATVICLASFQVIIPTSIPVWNKIVESFGGVSKLAPPTDAITYYTKFQLWFFAVIAILTGIGQYFWWKRVQKGKMQDLLTPVWISLFITALLITFGGINKLPYIALLTASVFALVANMTIILGVLKGSYRLSGGAITHIGVALMLIGILWSSGYQKVVSLNGSGLLISKEDFFTKDDNRENKENVLLWLGQSTRMGDYLLTYRGPRTEIRDVPQYVPSSWLDIIEGDFHAVCLRDITVGEKTYHKKGDTVAVYPENVFYEVEYREPTGRITTLFPRVQFNERMGMVTSPDIKRELNKDLYSYAMIGSNPGDAEEWSPTENFRVALQDTFFVNDYVAVLESVTRTNAVEGVALNPNDIAVKAQIKILDKEREYYVAPTFAINQDRMVMRKPEVSEELGLRIQFMEIDPKTGTFSFDANFKQRDYIVMKAVEKPLINVLWIGTLVLVIGFTMSTLRRFREFRLIRDKGVELEKVMD comes from the coding sequence ATGACCCTCGGAAACTTAGGACACCTTCTCGTCATTTTATCGTTTGTAACAGCACTCGTGGCTACTTACGCTTATTTGCGTGTCACGCTGTTACGAACCGATTCGTTAGAACTTAGTTCTTGGAAGCGCTTCGCAAGAGGAGCGTTTTACGTACATGTTGCGGCTATTTTGGGCGTATGCGCCACTTTATACACCATCATTTACGGGCATCATTTTGAGTACCATTATGCGTGGAGTCACTCCTCAAAAGCGCTACCATGGTACTACATGATTTCGTGTTTTTGGGAAGGCCAAGAAGGTAGCTTCATGCTTTGGATGTTTTGGCAGGCTATTTTAGGCGTTGTACTGATTCGTACCAATAAATTGTGGGAAGCCCCCATGATGACCGTTTATACGTTGGTACAGGCATTTTTGACCTCAATGATTTTAGGGGTTATTATCCCAGGCATTGATTTCAAAATTGGAAGTACGCCTTTCTTAACGATGCGCGAGGCTATGCCCGATTTACAAGTTTGGGCAATGAATCCCAATTTTATTCCTAAAGACGGAAATGGGCTCAACCCCTTGCTTCAAAACTACTGGATGGTGATTCACCCACCGACGCTGTTTTTGGGATTCGCGCTCACGTTAGTTCCGTTTGCGTATTTGATGGCGGGGCTTTGGCGAAAACAAGTGATAGAATGGCTTCGTCCAGCGCTGCCTTGGATGCTTCTAACGGGCGTGATTTTGGGTGTTGGTATTTTGATGGGAGGCTACTGGGCTTACGAAACCCTGAGCTTCAATAGTTATTGGAGTTGGGACCCCGTCGAAAACGCTGTATATGTGCCTTGGTTGGTAGGGATTGCCGCTTTGCACACCATGATTATTGCCAAGAAAAATGCGTCAGCCCTAAAATCGTCAATTATTCTGGTTACTGCTCAGTTTATTCTGATTTTGTATTCAACCTTCCTTACCCGAAGCGGAATTTTAGGCAACTCATCAGTTCACTCGTTTACTGACCTGGGGCTTTCTGGGCAGTTATTGCTTTATTTGTTGGCCTTCATTGCAGTTTCTATTGTTATATCGGCCCGCGCTTGGAAATTGCTCCCAAGCGATGCCGAAGAAGTCTCAACCTATTCACGGGAGTTTTGGCTATTTATTGGTGCTACCGTGATTTGTTTGGCAAGTTTTCAGGTCATTATTCCAACTTCTATTCCTGTGTGGAATAAAATTGTGGAAAGCTTCGGGGGGGTATCTAAACTGGCACCACCTACCGATGCCATTACCTATTACACGAAATTCCAGCTTTGGTTTTTTGCGGTCATTGCCATTTTGACGGGAATTGGCCAGTATTTTTGGTGGAAACGAGTTCAAAAGGGCAAAATGCAGGACTTGCTTACGCCTGTTTGGATTTCATTGTTTATCACAGCCCTCCTCATTACGTTTGGAGGAATTAACAAACTTCCTTACATCGCTTTGTTGACGGCTTCAGTGTTTGCGTTGGTGGCAAATATGACCATCATTCTGGGGGTTTTGAAAGGAAGCTATCGGCTATCGGGAGGAGCCATTACCCACATCGGTGTTGCTTTGATGTTGATCGGTATTTTGTGGTCGTCGGGTTATCAAAAAGTAGTATCGCTCAATGGCTCAGGACTTTTGATTTCAAAAGAAGACTTTTTTACCAAAGACGATAACCGTGAAAACAAAGAAAACGTGTTATTATGGTTGGGGCAATCAACCCGTATGGGCGACTACTTGCTGACCTACCGCGGGCCACGCACCGAAATTCGGGATGTGCCGCAATACGTGCCAAGCAGCTGGTTAGACATCATCGAGGGGGATTTCCACGCGGTGTGTTTGCGGGATATTACGGTTGGTGAAAAAACTTACCATAAAAAAGGAGATACGGTCGCGGTGTATCCTGAAAACGTGTTCTATGAAGTAGAGTACCGTGAACCAACGGGTAGAATTACGACGCTCTTTCCACGCGTACAGTTCAACGAACGAATGGGTATGGTAACGTCACCAGATATTAAGCGTGAACTCAACAAGGATTTGTATTCATACGCAATGATAGGTAGCAATCCAGGTGACGCAGAAGAATGGTCGCCTACTGAAAACTTCAGAGTGGCGCTGCAAGATACTTTTTTTGTAAACGACTACGTGGCAGTGCTCGAAAGTGTCACTCGCACGAATGCCGTAGAAGGAGTTGCCTTAAATCCGAATGACATTGCAGTAAAAGCACAAATCAAGATTTTGGACAAAGAACGTGAGTACTATGTTGCTCCTACTTTTGCCATCAATCAAGACCGCATGGTGATGCGCAAACCCGAAGTGAGCGAAGAACTGGGTCTTAGGATTCAATTTATGGAAATAGACCCTAAAACAGGAACGTTCAGTTTTGATGCTAATTTCAAACAACGCGATTATATTGTGATGAAAGCTGTAGAAAAACCGCTTATCAACGTACTTTGGATCGGAACGCTGGTACTGGTCATTGGGTTTACCATGTCAACGCTACGTCGTTTCAGGGAGTTTCGTTTGATTCGTGACAAAGGTGTGGAGCTTGAAAAAGTAATGGACTAA
- a CDS encoding cytochrome c maturation protein CcmE, which yields MKKIHIFGLIVIAIAIGIIVSTYGNASTYSNFTEAEELAKEGEKSEIHVVGKLTKDANGQIVGMKYDPVMDPNHFEFMLADTNKVVKKVVYGSPKPQDFDKSEQVVVIGRMEGDHFACNKILMKCPSKYTNEKPDFKEATAAKL from the coding sequence ATGAAAAAGATACACATTTTTGGACTTATAGTCATCGCGATTGCGATTGGAATTATCGTTTCAACTTACGGAAACGCCAGTACATATTCCAACTTTACGGAAGCCGAAGAATTGGCCAAAGAAGGCGAAAAATCGGAAATTCACGTGGTGGGTAAACTCACCAAAGACGCAAACGGACAGATAGTTGGAATGAAATACGACCCCGTTATGGATCCCAATCACTTTGAGTTTATGCTGGCCGATACCAACAAAGTTGTAAAAAAAGTAGTGTATGGTAGCCCCAAACCACAGGATTTTGATAAGTCAGAACAAGTAGTGGTCATTGGGCGCATGGAAGGCGACCACTTCGCTTGTAATAAAATCCTGATGAAGTGCCCTTCAAAATACACCAACGAAAAGCCTGATTTTAAAGAAGCGACGGCTGCTAAACTGTAG
- a CDS encoding type II toxin-antitoxin system VapC family toxin: MKYLLDTHALIWFMRGDAMLSEKAKKIILTDFQNCYVSLASFWEMSIKSSLNKLDLGLPFIEAENWALENGLSNFLKVEMEHINKLSQLPFHHRDPFDRTLIAQALTENLSIITKEKLFEEYGVTRIW; encoded by the coding sequence ATGAAATACCTATTAGATACACACGCTTTGATTTGGTTTATGCGTGGAGATGCAATGCTTTCTGAAAAGGCAAAAAAAATTATTTTAACAGACTTCCAAAATTGCTATGTTAGTTTGGCTTCTTTTTGGGAAATGTCCATTAAAAGTAGCTTGAATAAGCTGGATTTGGGGTTACCATTCATTGAAGCTGAAAATTGGGCTTTAGAAAACGGATTGTCTAATTTTTTGAAAGTTGAAATGGAACATATTAACAAACTATCTCAACTCCCGTTTCATCATCGCGACCCATTTGATAGGACATTGATTGCGCAGGCGTTGACTGAAAACCTAAGCATTATAACAAAAGAGAAATTATTTGAAGAGTACGGAGTAACACGAATTTGGTAA
- a CDS encoding DUF2281 domain-containing protein, with protein sequence MSLLDLIAKIEKLPLEKQTEVEDFVDFLVSKTKSESTPERKPVFGSFKGKIIMSDDFDEPLEDFKEYMYP encoded by the coding sequence ATGAGCCTTTTAGATTTGATAGCCAAAATCGAAAAACTACCACTGGAAAAACAAACAGAGGTAGAAGACTTTGTTGACTTTTTGGTATCTAAAACCAAAAGCGAATCAACGCCAGAACGGAAACCAGTTTTTGGGAGCTTTAAAGGGAAAATAATCATGTCTGATGATTTTGATGAACCTCTGGAGGACTTTAAAGAGTACATGTATCCATGA
- a CDS encoding CcmD family protein has product MKKYSKNVFITTLLFVLVSVNLFAQQAVEQEISMADQMRADGKIWVVFAVISVIFVGIIAFLVNIDRKVSKLEKQAKK; this is encoded by the coding sequence ATGAAAAAATATAGCAAAAACGTCTTTATCACTACCCTTCTTTTTGTGTTGGTTTCTGTAAACCTATTTGCACAACAAGCTGTTGAACAAGAAATATCAATGGCCGATCAAATGCGTGCCGATGGTAAAATTTGGGTGGTATTTGCGGTTATATCGGTCATTTTTGTGGGGATTATTGCCTTTTTGGTGAATATAGATAGGAAAGTTTCAAAGCTAGAAAAACAAGCAAAAAAATGA
- the ccsA gene encoding cytochrome c biogenesis protein CcsA: MKNNWWKIIAVLLLTYTLYFGLMGTVPRRAILNESIRNVYFHVPMWFAMIAMLTTSLVYAIKYLRTNDLQYDLKSVEFTNVAILLGILGCATGSLWASVTWGDPWPSDPKLNSVAISMLMYFAYLILRGSFDDEQRRARISAVYNILAYAVFIPLIFILPRLTDSLHPGNGGNPAFSELDMDNQMRRIFYPAVIGWGLLGTWMATVRVRVRMLEEQAD, from the coding sequence ATGAAGAATAACTGGTGGAAAATAATAGCGGTGCTACTGCTGACTTATACACTTTACTTTGGATTGATGGGGACGGTTCCTCGCCGTGCCATTCTAAATGAAAGTATTCGTAACGTGTATTTCCATGTACCGATGTGGTTTGCCATGATTGCCATGCTCACTACCTCGTTGGTATATGCCATTAAGTATTTGCGTACCAATGATTTGCAGTACGACCTCAAGTCGGTAGAGTTTACCAATGTCGCTATTTTGTTGGGAATTTTGGGTTGCGCTACGGGCTCGTTGTGGGCTTCCGTTACGTGGGGTGACCCTTGGCCAAGCGATCCCAAACTCAATAGCGTCGCTATCAGCATGTTGATGTACTTTGCCTACTTAATTTTGCGCGGGTCGTTTGATGATGAACAGCGTCGGGCGCGTATTTCGGCCGTGTATAATATTTTGGCGTACGCAGTTTTCATTCCTCTTATCTTTATTCTTCCTCGTTTGACCGATTCGTTGCACCCAGGCAACGGTGGAAATCCTGCGTTCAGTGAATTGGACATGGACAACCAAATGCGACGGATTTTTTATCCCGCAGTGATTGGTTGGGGGTTACTTGGTACGTGGATGGCCACGGTACGAGTGCGAGTGCGAATGTTGGAGGAGCAGGCAGACTAA